In the genome of Phlebotomus papatasi isolate M1 chromosome 2, Ppap_2.1, whole genome shotgun sequence, one region contains:
- the LOC129804584 gene encoding serine protease inhibitor 42Dd-like isoform X31, with protein MADPVPVPKSFSKFAIQLYQQCVAEKGGNVIISPFSVQSALSLAFMGATGDTAREMSTTMGYENPDRNAIADNFATLLSTYKDSPLLKIANKIYVQNKYNVKAQFSEIATKKFNSEAQPLNFADNVNSAKTINTWVEDRTNNKIKDLIPADALNEDTRMVLVNAIYFKGLWENKFKVENTKKMPFWTTKDNSVDVDMMHTKADFKYGVFDDLKAVALEMPYKDSDLSMLIILPNERDGLADLEKALGNRDLSDITKNMYKTEVIVDIPKFKIEYEIELKTVLSKMGMARMFSDAAEFGDLLEENDPLKVSKVIHKAFIDVNEEGAEAAAATGVKIRLKRSLVGEPDFFTADRPFRFYLLIPKDSIAIFQGNLMDFSGDTPPAHEEL; from the exons ATGGCCGATCCAGTTCCAGTGCCCAAGAGCTTCTCCAAGTTCGCCATTCAACTTTATCAg CAATGCGTTGCTGAGAAAGGTGGTAATGTCATTATTTCCCCATTCTCAGTCCAATCAGCTCTCAGTTTGGCCTTTATGGGGGCCACTGGAGACACTGCCAGGGAAATGTCCACCACAATGGGCTACGAAAATCCAGATAGGAATGCCATTGCAGATAATTTCGCCACATTGCTCTCTACCTACAAAGATAGTCCCCTACTGAAGATTGCCAATAAGATTTATGTGCAGAATAAGTACAATGTTAAGGCGCAATTTAGTGAGATTgccacaaaaaaattcaattctgaAGCTCAACCCCTCAATTTTGCCGACAATGTTAATTCGGCCAAGACTATTAACACATGGGTTGAGGACAGAACCAACAATAAGATCAAGGATCTTATTCCAGCTGATGCTCTCAATGAGGATACCCGAATGGTTCTGGTAAATGCAATTTACTTCAAAGGACTGTGGGAGAATAAATTCAAGGTTGAGAACACCAAAAAGATGCCTTTCTGGACTACCAAGGATAATTCTGTGGACGTTGATATGATGCACACTAAAGCC gaCTTTAAGTACGGCGTATTCGACGATTTGAAGGCTGTGGCTCTGGAAATGCCCTACAAGGATTCCGATTTGTCTATGTTGATCATTTTGCCCAATGAGCGCGATGGTTTGGCTGATCTAGAGAAGGCCCTGGGTAACAGGGATCTCTCTGACATCACTAAGAATATGTACAAGACCGAAGTCATTGTGGATATTcccaagttcaaaattgaatACGAAATCGAATTGAAAACCGTCCTGTCAAAAATGGGAATGGCTAGAATGTTCAGCGATGCTGCAGAATTTGGGGATTTGCTCGAGGAGAATGACCCACTTAAAGTTTCCAAGGTTATCCATAAAGCCTTTATTGATGTTAATGAGGAGGGTGCTGAGGCAGCTGCTGCTACCG GGGTTAAAATAAGGCTCAAACGTAGCCTTGTTGGGGAGCCCGACTTCTTTACTGCGGATCGTCCTTTTAGGTTCTATTTGTTAATCCCTAAGGATAGTATTGCGATATTCCAGGGAAATCTGATGGACTTTTCCGGTGATACTCCTCCAGCTCATGAAGAGCTGTAG
- the LOC129804584 gene encoding serine protease inhibitor 42Dd-like isoform X29, giving the protein MESQFLTCFVLILAISSTMADPVPVPKSFSKFAIQLYQQCVAEKGGNVIISPFSVQSALSLAFMGATGDTAREMSTTMGYENPDRNAIADNFATLLSTYKDSPLLKIANKIYVQNKYNVKAQFSEIATKKFNSEAQPLNFADNVNSAKTINTWVEDRTNNKIKDLIPADALNEDTRMVLVNAIYFKGLWENKFKVENTKKMPFWTTKDNSVDVDMMHTKADFKYGVFDDLKAVALEMPYKDSDLSMLIILPNERDGLADLEKALGNRDLSDITKNMYKTEVIVDIPKFKIEYEIELKTVLSKMGMARMFSDAAEFGDLLEENDPLKVSKVIHKAFIDVNEEGAEAAAATATLIFTESLRIPNSFQVDHPFVFVIKSGTSLFFVGSIRKL; this is encoded by the exons atggaaTCACAATTTT TGACTTGTTTTGTTCTCATACTCGCAATATCCAGTACGATGGCCGATCCAGTTCCAGTGCCCAAGAGCTTCTCCAAGTTCGCCATTCAACTTTATCAg CAATGCGTTGCTGAGAAAGGTGGTAATGTCATTATTTCCCCATTCTCAGTCCAATCAGCTCTCAGTTTGGCCTTTATGGGGGCCACTGGAGACACTGCCAGGGAAATGTCCACCACAATGGGCTACGAAAATCCAGATAGGAATGCCATTGCAGATAATTTCGCCACATTGCTCTCTACCTACAAAGATAGTCCCCTACTGAAGATTGCCAATAAGATTTATGTGCAGAATAAGTACAATGTTAAGGCGCAATTTAGTGAGATTgccacaaaaaaattcaattctgaAGCTCAACCCCTCAATTTTGCCGACAATGTTAATTCGGCCAAGACTATTAACACATGGGTTGAGGACAGAACCAACAATAAGATCAAGGATCTTATTCCAGCTGATGCTCTCAATGAGGATACCCGAATGGTTCTGGTAAATGCAATTTACTTCAAAGGACTGTGGGAGAATAAATTCAAGGTTGAGAACACCAAAAAGATGCCTTTCTGGACTACCAAGGATAATTCTGTGGACGTTGATATGATGCACACTAAAGCC gaCTTTAAGTACGGCGTATTCGACGATTTGAAGGCTGTGGCTCTGGAAATGCCCTACAAGGATTCCGATTTGTCTATGTTGATCATTTTGCCCAATGAGCGCGATGGTTTGGCTGATCTAGAGAAGGCCCTGGGTAACAGGGATCTCTCTGACATCACTAAGAATATGTACAAGACCGAAGTCATTGTGGATATTcccaagttcaaaattgaatACGAAATCGAATTGAAAACCGTCCTGTCAAAAATGGGAATGGCTAGAATGTTCAGCGATGCTGCAGAATTTGGGGATTTGCTCGAGGAGAATGACCCACTTAAAGTTTCCAAGGTTATCCATAAAGCCTTTATTGATGTTAATGAGGAGGGTGCTGAGGCAGCTGCTGCTACCG CAACATTGATATTCACAGAAAGCCTGAGAATTCCAAATAGTTTTCAAGTTGATCATCCATTTGTATTTGTTATTAAAAGTGGTACATCTTTATTCTTTGTGGGATCTATAAGAAAGCTGTAG
- the LOC129804584 gene encoding serine protease inhibitor 42Dd-like isoform X16, translating into MKFSLLVVLKRIRFVTCFVLILAISSTMADPVPVPKSFSKFAIQLYQQCVAEKGGNVIISPFSVQSALSLAFMGATGDTAREMSTTMGYENPDRNAIADNFATLLSTYKDSPLLKIANKIYVQNKYNVKAQFSEIATKKFNSEAQPLNFADNVNSAKTINTWVEDRTNNKIKDLIPADALNEDTRMVLVNAIYFKGLWENKFKVENTKKMPFWTTKDNSVDVDMMHTKADFKYGVFDDLKAVALEMPYKDSDLSMLIILPNERDGLADLEKALGNRDLSDITKNMYKTEVIVDIPKFKIEYEIELKTVLSKMGMARMFSDAAEFGDLLEENDPLKVSKVIHKAFIDVNEEGAEAAAATATLIFTESLRIPNSFQVDHPFVFVIKSGTSLFFVGSIRKL; encoded by the exons ATGAAATTCAGTCTTTTGGTGGTGCTCAAGAGAATAAGATTCG TGACTTGTTTTGTTCTCATACTCGCAATATCCAGTACGATGGCCGATCCAGTTCCAGTGCCCAAGAGCTTCTCCAAGTTCGCCATTCAACTTTATCAg CAATGCGTTGCTGAGAAAGGTGGTAATGTCATTATTTCCCCATTCTCAGTCCAATCAGCTCTCAGTTTGGCCTTTATGGGGGCCACTGGAGACACTGCCAGGGAAATGTCCACCACAATGGGCTACGAAAATCCAGATAGGAATGCCATTGCAGATAATTTCGCCACATTGCTCTCTACCTACAAAGATAGTCCCCTACTGAAGATTGCCAATAAGATTTATGTGCAGAATAAGTACAATGTTAAGGCGCAATTTAGTGAGATTgccacaaaaaaattcaattctgaAGCTCAACCCCTCAATTTTGCCGACAATGTTAATTCGGCCAAGACTATTAACACATGGGTTGAGGACAGAACCAACAATAAGATCAAGGATCTTATTCCAGCTGATGCTCTCAATGAGGATACCCGAATGGTTCTGGTAAATGCAATTTACTTCAAAGGACTGTGGGAGAATAAATTCAAGGTTGAGAACACCAAAAAGATGCCTTTCTGGACTACCAAGGATAATTCTGTGGACGTTGATATGATGCACACTAAAGCC gaCTTTAAGTACGGCGTATTCGACGATTTGAAGGCTGTGGCTCTGGAAATGCCCTACAAGGATTCCGATTTGTCTATGTTGATCATTTTGCCCAATGAGCGCGATGGTTTGGCTGATCTAGAGAAGGCCCTGGGTAACAGGGATCTCTCTGACATCACTAAGAATATGTACAAGACCGAAGTCATTGTGGATATTcccaagttcaaaattgaatACGAAATCGAATTGAAAACCGTCCTGTCAAAAATGGGAATGGCTAGAATGTTCAGCGATGCTGCAGAATTTGGGGATTTGCTCGAGGAGAATGACCCACTTAAAGTTTCCAAGGTTATCCATAAAGCCTTTATTGATGTTAATGAGGAGGGTGCTGAGGCAGCTGCTGCTACCG CAACATTGATATTCACAGAAAGCCTGAGAATTCCAAATAGTTTTCAAGTTGATCATCCATTTGTATTTGTTATTAAAAGTGGTACATCTTTATTCTTTGTGGGATCTATAAGAAAGCTGTAG
- the LOC129804584 gene encoding antichymotrypsin-2-like isoform X15, whose protein sequence is MKFSLLVVLKRIRFVTCFVLILAISSTMADPVPVPKSFSKFAIQLYQQCVAEKGGNVIISPFSVQSALSLAFMGATGDTAREMSTTMGYENPDRNAIADNFATLLSTYKDSPLLKIANKIYVQNKYNVKAQFSEIATKKFNSEAQPLNFADNVNSAKTINTWVEDRTNNKIKDLIPADALNEDTRMVLVNAIYFKGLWENKFKVENTKKMPFWTTKDNSVDVDMMHTKADFKYGVFDDLKAVALEMPYKDSDLSMLIILPNERDGLADLEKALGNRDLSDITKNMYKTEVIVDIPKFKIEYEIELKTVLSKMGMARMFSDAAEFGDLLEENDPLKVSKVIHKAFIDVNEEGAEAAAATAVLFMRCMVVDPTAFKADHPFVYALITPREILFMGKFSSN, encoded by the exons ATGAAATTCAGTCTTTTGGTGGTGCTCAAGAGAATAAGATTCG TGACTTGTTTTGTTCTCATACTCGCAATATCCAGTACGATGGCCGATCCAGTTCCAGTGCCCAAGAGCTTCTCCAAGTTCGCCATTCAACTTTATCAg CAATGCGTTGCTGAGAAAGGTGGTAATGTCATTATTTCCCCATTCTCAGTCCAATCAGCTCTCAGTTTGGCCTTTATGGGGGCCACTGGAGACACTGCCAGGGAAATGTCCACCACAATGGGCTACGAAAATCCAGATAGGAATGCCATTGCAGATAATTTCGCCACATTGCTCTCTACCTACAAAGATAGTCCCCTACTGAAGATTGCCAATAAGATTTATGTGCAGAATAAGTACAATGTTAAGGCGCAATTTAGTGAGATTgccacaaaaaaattcaattctgaAGCTCAACCCCTCAATTTTGCCGACAATGTTAATTCGGCCAAGACTATTAACACATGGGTTGAGGACAGAACCAACAATAAGATCAAGGATCTTATTCCAGCTGATGCTCTCAATGAGGATACCCGAATGGTTCTGGTAAATGCAATTTACTTCAAAGGACTGTGGGAGAATAAATTCAAGGTTGAGAACACCAAAAAGATGCCTTTCTGGACTACCAAGGATAATTCTGTGGACGTTGATATGATGCACACTAAAGCC gaCTTTAAGTACGGCGTATTCGACGATTTGAAGGCTGTGGCTCTGGAAATGCCCTACAAGGATTCCGATTTGTCTATGTTGATCATTTTGCCCAATGAGCGCGATGGTTTGGCTGATCTAGAGAAGGCCCTGGGTAACAGGGATCTCTCTGACATCACTAAGAATATGTACAAGACCGAAGTCATTGTGGATATTcccaagttcaaaattgaatACGAAATCGAATTGAAAACCGTCCTGTCAAAAATGGGAATGGCTAGAATGTTCAGCGATGCTGCAGAATTTGGGGATTTGCTCGAGGAGAATGACCCACTTAAAGTTTCCAAGGTTATCCATAAAGCCTTTATTGATGTTAATGAGGAGGGTGCTGAGGCAGCTGCTGCTACCG
- the LOC129804584 gene encoding serine protease inhibitor 42Dd-like isoform X4: protein MESQFLTCFVLILAISSTMADPVPVPKSFSKFAIQLYQQCVAEKGGNVIISPFSVQSALSLAFMGATGDTAREMSTTMGYENPDRNAIADNFATLLSTYKDSPLLKIANKIYVQNKYNVKAQFSEIATKKFNSEAQPLNFADNVNSAKTINTWVEDRTNNKIKDLIPADALNEDTRMVLVNAIYFKGLWENKFKVENTKKMPFWTTKDNSVDVDMMHTKADFKYGVFDDLKAVALEMPYKDSDLSMLIILPNERDGLADLEKALGNRDLSDITKNMYKTEVIVDIPKFKIEYEIELKTVLSKMGMARMFSDAAEFGDLLEENDPLKVSKVIHKAFIDVNEEGAEAAAATGVKIRLKRSLVGEPDFFTADRPFRFYLLIPKDSIAIFQGNLMDFSGDTPPAHEEL from the exons atggaaTCACAATTTT TGACTTGTTTTGTTCTCATACTCGCAATATCCAGTACGATGGCCGATCCAGTTCCAGTGCCCAAGAGCTTCTCCAAGTTCGCCATTCAACTTTATCAg CAATGCGTTGCTGAGAAAGGTGGTAATGTCATTATTTCCCCATTCTCAGTCCAATCAGCTCTCAGTTTGGCCTTTATGGGGGCCACTGGAGACACTGCCAGGGAAATGTCCACCACAATGGGCTACGAAAATCCAGATAGGAATGCCATTGCAGATAATTTCGCCACATTGCTCTCTACCTACAAAGATAGTCCCCTACTGAAGATTGCCAATAAGATTTATGTGCAGAATAAGTACAATGTTAAGGCGCAATTTAGTGAGATTgccacaaaaaaattcaattctgaAGCTCAACCCCTCAATTTTGCCGACAATGTTAATTCGGCCAAGACTATTAACACATGGGTTGAGGACAGAACCAACAATAAGATCAAGGATCTTATTCCAGCTGATGCTCTCAATGAGGATACCCGAATGGTTCTGGTAAATGCAATTTACTTCAAAGGACTGTGGGAGAATAAATTCAAGGTTGAGAACACCAAAAAGATGCCTTTCTGGACTACCAAGGATAATTCTGTGGACGTTGATATGATGCACACTAAAGCC gaCTTTAAGTACGGCGTATTCGACGATTTGAAGGCTGTGGCTCTGGAAATGCCCTACAAGGATTCCGATTTGTCTATGTTGATCATTTTGCCCAATGAGCGCGATGGTTTGGCTGATCTAGAGAAGGCCCTGGGTAACAGGGATCTCTCTGACATCACTAAGAATATGTACAAGACCGAAGTCATTGTGGATATTcccaagttcaaaattgaatACGAAATCGAATTGAAAACCGTCCTGTCAAAAATGGGAATGGCTAGAATGTTCAGCGATGCTGCAGAATTTGGGGATTTGCTCGAGGAGAATGACCCACTTAAAGTTTCCAAGGTTATCCATAAAGCCTTTATTGATGTTAATGAGGAGGGTGCTGAGGCAGCTGCTGCTACCG GGGTTAAAATAAGGCTCAAACGTAGCCTTGTTGGGGAGCCCGACTTCTTTACTGCGGATCGTCCTTTTAGGTTCTATTTGTTAATCCCTAAGGATAGTATTGCGATATTCCAGGGAAATCTGATGGACTTTTCCGGTGATACTCCTCCAGCTCATGAAGAGCTGTAG
- the LOC129804584 gene encoding serine protease inhibitor 42Dd-like isoform X1: protein MKFSLLVVLKRIRFVTCFVLILAISSTMADPVPVPKSFSKFAIQLYQQCVAEKGGNVIISPFSVQSALSLAFMGATGDTAREMSTTMGYENPDRNAIADNFATLLSTYKDSPLLKIANKIYVQNKYNVKAQFSEIATKKFNSEAQPLNFADNVNSAKTINTWVEDRTNNKIKDLIPADALNEDTRMVLVNAIYFKGLWENKFKVENTKKMPFWTTKDNSVDVDMMHTKADFKYGVFDDLKAVALEMPYKDSDLSMLIILPNERDGLADLEKALGNRDLSDITKNMYKTEVIVDIPKFKIEYEIELKTVLSKMGMARMFSDAAEFGDLLEENDPLKVSKVIHKAFIDVNEEGAEAAAATGVKIRLKRSLVGEPDFFTADRPFRFYLLIPKDSIAIFQGNLMDFSGDTPPAHEEL from the exons ATGAAATTCAGTCTTTTGGTGGTGCTCAAGAGAATAAGATTCG TGACTTGTTTTGTTCTCATACTCGCAATATCCAGTACGATGGCCGATCCAGTTCCAGTGCCCAAGAGCTTCTCCAAGTTCGCCATTCAACTTTATCAg CAATGCGTTGCTGAGAAAGGTGGTAATGTCATTATTTCCCCATTCTCAGTCCAATCAGCTCTCAGTTTGGCCTTTATGGGGGCCACTGGAGACACTGCCAGGGAAATGTCCACCACAATGGGCTACGAAAATCCAGATAGGAATGCCATTGCAGATAATTTCGCCACATTGCTCTCTACCTACAAAGATAGTCCCCTACTGAAGATTGCCAATAAGATTTATGTGCAGAATAAGTACAATGTTAAGGCGCAATTTAGTGAGATTgccacaaaaaaattcaattctgaAGCTCAACCCCTCAATTTTGCCGACAATGTTAATTCGGCCAAGACTATTAACACATGGGTTGAGGACAGAACCAACAATAAGATCAAGGATCTTATTCCAGCTGATGCTCTCAATGAGGATACCCGAATGGTTCTGGTAAATGCAATTTACTTCAAAGGACTGTGGGAGAATAAATTCAAGGTTGAGAACACCAAAAAGATGCCTTTCTGGACTACCAAGGATAATTCTGTGGACGTTGATATGATGCACACTAAAGCC gaCTTTAAGTACGGCGTATTCGACGATTTGAAGGCTGTGGCTCTGGAAATGCCCTACAAGGATTCCGATTTGTCTATGTTGATCATTTTGCCCAATGAGCGCGATGGTTTGGCTGATCTAGAGAAGGCCCTGGGTAACAGGGATCTCTCTGACATCACTAAGAATATGTACAAGACCGAAGTCATTGTGGATATTcccaagttcaaaattgaatACGAAATCGAATTGAAAACCGTCCTGTCAAAAATGGGAATGGCTAGAATGTTCAGCGATGCTGCAGAATTTGGGGATTTGCTCGAGGAGAATGACCCACTTAAAGTTTCCAAGGTTATCCATAAAGCCTTTATTGATGTTAATGAGGAGGGTGCTGAGGCAGCTGCTGCTACCG GGGTTAAAATAAGGCTCAAACGTAGCCTTGTTGGGGAGCCCGACTTCTTTACTGCGGATCGTCCTTTTAGGTTCTATTTGTTAATCCCTAAGGATAGTATTGCGATATTCCAGGGAAATCTGATGGACTTTTCCGGTGATACTCCTCCAGCTCATGAAGAGCTGTAG